Proteins from a genomic interval of Gordonia sp. SL306:
- a CDS encoding carboxymuconolactone decarboxylase family protein, whose translation MRAIERIRGYVNAFGSSKRHRGDLAGWLGRRPQLLAATGVYESALLFSNRLDPKLKELAELKTAGLVSCEFCLDIGSALARGAGVTEQQMRDLPNFRTSDAYTDLEKSVLAYAEAMTVTPAVGDDLAELRDQLSRELSKGQIAELAATIAWENQRARLNQSLGVRPTGMSDGAACALPEPRV comes from the coding sequence ATGCGTGCAATCGAGCGTATCCGTGGTTACGTCAACGCCTTTGGGTCGTCGAAGCGACATCGTGGTGACCTGGCCGGGTGGCTCGGGCGCCGACCGCAACTACTCGCGGCCACCGGCGTCTACGAATCGGCGCTGCTGTTCAGCAACCGCCTCGACCCGAAGCTCAAAGAACTCGCAGAGCTGAAGACCGCTGGTCTCGTCAGTTGCGAGTTCTGTCTCGACATCGGGTCTGCGCTGGCACGCGGCGCCGGGGTCACCGAGCAGCAGATGCGCGACCTCCCGAATTTCCGGACGAGCGATGCCTACACGGATCTGGAGAAATCGGTACTCGCTTACGCCGAGGCGATGACGGTGACGCCGGCCGTCGGCGACGACCTGGCGGAACTGCGGGATCAGCTGTCCCGCGAGCTGTCGAAGGGTCAGATCGCCGAACTCGCGGCGACCATCGCGTGGGAGAACCAGCGTGCGCGGCTCAACCAGTCGCTCGGCGTCCGCCCGACGGGTATGTCCGACGGTGCGGCGTGCGCGCTGCCGGAGCCGAGGGTCTGA
- a CDS encoding nuclear transport factor 2 family protein, protein MTAQETGLNDSPAYLNIDRENHPAVVAGRRSRELVAARDKQAWLDNFAAEGSVEDPVGPSMFDPEGKGFHGHEEIAEFWDKSIATTESIEFVFDDEIICGNEVAYVGKIVTHIAGHVSEAHGVFTYRADADGKLSALRAFWEVEKTIKSVRPA, encoded by the coding sequence ATGACGGCACAGGAGACCGGACTCAACGACTCGCCCGCCTACCTCAACATCGACCGCGAGAATCATCCCGCGGTCGTGGCGGGTCGGCGATCACGTGAACTGGTCGCGGCACGCGACAAGCAGGCGTGGTTGGACAACTTCGCCGCTGAGGGGTCGGTGGAGGATCCGGTCGGGCCGTCGATGTTCGATCCCGAAGGTAAGGGATTCCACGGTCATGAAGAGATCGCGGAGTTCTGGGACAAGTCGATCGCGACCACGGAGAGCATCGAGTTCGTCTTCGACGACGAGATCATCTGTGGCAATGAGGTCGCCTACGTCGGCAAGATCGTCACCCACATTGCCGGGCACGTCTCCGAGGCGCACGGGGTGTTCACCTACCGTGCCGACGCCGACGGGAAACTGAGTGCGCTGCGGGCCTTCTGGGAAGTCGAGAAGACGATCAAGTCGGTCCGGCCTGCCTGA